The Streptomyces sp. 135 sequence CCCCGCCTTCCGCGCGCGCTTCGCCCGCGAGGTGGCCACGGCCCGCCGCGTCTACGGCTACCACCTCATCCCCGTCGTCGACCACGACGCCGAGGCGGAGCTCCCCTGGCTCGCCACCCGCTACGTCCCCGGCCTCCCGCTCGACGACGCCCTCAGGGACCACGGCCCGCTGCCCGTCCCCACCGCGCTGCGGCTCGCCGCCTGCACGGCGTACGCCCTGGACGCCGTGCACACCGCGGGCGTCATCCACCGCGACGTGAAGCCGGGCAACATCCTGCTGGCCTCCGACGGGCCCTGGCTGCTCGACTTCGGCATCGCGCGGGCCGCGGGCGCCGCCACGCTCACCACCGTCGGCCGCCTCGTCGGCACGCCCCGCCACATGTCGCCCGAACACGCGCTGGGCCACGAGGTCACGCCCGCCTCCGACGTGTTCACCCTGGGCCTGATCATCGCCGAGGCCGCCTGCGGCCACCACCCCTACGGCCGGGGCAACGGCCTGGCCATCGCCGCGCGCATCGCGGGCACGGACCGCGAGCCCCCGGTCCTCGACGACGTGCCCGAACCGCTGCGCACCATCGCCGCCCACTGCCTGGCGCCGCGCCCCGAGGACCGCCCGACGGCCGCCGAGACGGCCCGCCTCTGCGAGGCCGAGGCGGTGACCCCGCGCCCCCTGCGCGACTTCACCGGATGGCTCCCGGCGCCCGTGGCCGAGGACGTGCGGCGCATCGAGGCGGCGTCGGCCCGGCCGCCGGGCGGGGGCGTGGCATTGGCGGAGGCGGAGACGGTCCGCGCCCTGCCGCCCACGGCGCCGCTGACGGTGCGGGACGAGGAGTGGTCACGCCGCGTACGCCGCGAGACGTGAGACGCGGGGCCCGCGCACCGGGTCAGCCGAGCTTGTCGACGGCCTGGTAGTACGTCCACGCCGTCCCGTCGCACGTGGCCTTCGTCGTGCCGCTGTACCGCGCGCACACCCTCTTCAGGTCCGCGTAAAAGGCGCTGTCGAGCCGCGCCTTGTTGGCGCTGAAGGTGCCCGCTTCCTTGTAGTTGCGGTAGCCGAAGTCGTGCCGGGCGCAGGAGGTCTTGAAGGGGAAGCCGAGGGGGTTGTCGGGCGAGGTGGAGCAGTAGTCGGTGGTCCAGTTGAACCCGTACGCGCTCCAGGCGCCCCGGTTCGCGTCGGCCGAGACCCAGGCCTGGTAACTGGCCACGTCGGTCTGGGTCCAGCGGCTGAGCACCTGCGCCTTGTCGGCCGGCACGGCGGCCGCCGGGGCGGCGGTGACCCCCAGCCCGAGGGTGAGGGAAGCGGCGCCCACGGCAAGGGCGGCGATTCGACGACGCATGAGGTTTCCTCCAGTGGGGGGGAAATGACGCTGACGGACGTGCCCGGAACCCGCTGTACTCGACAGGCCTTCTGTGCTCGGCAGGCCTTGGTTGGCTCAACAAGCCTTTATTTTCCAATAGTTGATGCCGCGACACATGAACTCCGGATCACGGAACTTCCCCCGGCATAAGCGTGTCGTAAGCTCTGAACGCTTCACGCGCCGCAGGCGTCGCGCATCCACCGGGGGAGGCTCCCAACCACCATGAGCAGCACCGAAATCCTCAGCCCCCTGGGGCCCCAGGACCCGAGAGAGGCCGCGGGCTACAGCCTCCTCGCCAGGATCGGCGAGGGCGGCATGGGCACCGTCTACCTCTCCCGCACCCGCGGCGGCCAGCCCGTCGCGCTCAAGGTGATCCGCCGCGAGTACGGCCAGGACGCCGACTTCCGCCGCCGCTTCGAGCAGGAGGTCCAGGCGGCCCGGCGCGTCCAGGGCTACCACCTGGTCCCGGTCGTGGACCACGACACCTCCGGCGAACTCCCGTGGCTCGCCTCCGCGTTCATCCCCGGCATCCCCCTGCACGACGCCCTCGCCGCGTACGGCCCGCTGCCCCTGCCCGCCGTCTTCCAGCTGATCGGCTGCGCGGCCCGCGCCCTGACCGCGATCCACGCCGCGGGCGTCATCCACCGCGACCTCAAGCCCAGCAACATCCTGCTGGGCTCCGGAGGTCCGTACGTCATCGACTTCGGCATCGCCCGCGCGGCCGACGCCACCCAGCTCACCCAGTCCGGCGGCCTGATCGGCACCCCGCAGTACATGTCGCCCGAGCACGCGCTCGGGGAGCAGGTCGGCCCGGCCACCGACGTCTTCTCGCTCGGCCTGATCGCGGCCGTCGCGGCCACCGGACGCCACCCCTACGGCGACGGCGGCGCCATCACCATCGCCGCGCAGATCGCGAACACGGCTCACCGGCCGCCGCAACTCGCCTCGTACGACGAAGAGTTGCGCACCCTTGTGGAGCGCTGCCTGGCCGCGGACCCGGCGGACCGGATCGGGGCGGCCGAGCTGGCCGAGTGGTGCGAGCGTGCGGCGGGACGGCCCCTGGCCCAGTTCGACGGCTGGCTCCCGCAGCCCCTCACCGCCGAGATCGCCCGTCGCGAGCAGTGGGCCCAGAATCCGCCGCCGCCGACACCCCCGCAGGCCCCGGCCGCGCCCCCCACGGCCCCGCCCCCGCCGGCCACCGGCTACGGCTACCCGCAGGCCCCCGGCACCCAGCCCCCGCAGACCGGCCCCCACACGTTCGACCTGGCCCCGCAGCCCACGGCCCCCGCCCCCAAGCCCCGCGGCCGCGCCCGCCTCGTCCTGATCGCCGCCGCCCTGGTCATCGCGGTCGGCGCGGGCGCGGCCGCCGCGGTGTGGGTGGTGAACAAGAACGACAAGGGCGGCGACGACGAAGGCAAGAAGAACCACGACAAGCAGACCTCGGCGTCGGCGGACCCCCACGAGGACCCCACCCAGAAGGACCCCGTGGACCCGACGGGCGACCCCACCGGAAGCGCCGCGCCACCGCCGCCCGCCGAGGCGTCCTACACCGTGCTCTTCAAGGACAAGCCGTTCACCGTCCGCACGCCCGGCTCACTCGACACGACGTACGTCGACCTCGACGAGCCCAAGGCGGACACCGGGGCCACCATGGACTCCGACCTGCGGGACATGATCATCAGGGACTCCCTGTGGGAGTTCGAGTCCACGGTGGGCAAGAGCGCGGGGACGACCGCGGAGCAGTGCAGGGCGGGCGCCGAGACCGACGCGCTGCCCGCCCAGGTCGGCGCCGACGACTTCGGCGAGCGCGGCCTCGTCACCAAGGGCACGCGCCTGTGCACGGTCACCCGGGACGGCAACCTCGCCATGTACGAGATCAACGGCATGACCCCGGGCAAGTACGACTCAGACGTCCCCACGGTCACCGGCAAGGTCACCCTCTGGAAGATCAGCGACTGACTCCGCCGACTCCGCACAGGCAGAAGGGGGGCGCCCCGAGCCGCAAGGCCCGGGGCGCCCCCCTTTCACGTACCGCCGAAGACGCCTATGAACGCCCCTATGAATGCGTACGCAGCAGAGTCCGCATCGTCCGCATCGCCACCGACAGGTTCGCCAGGTCGAACGCGTCCGAACTCTGGATCTCCTCCAGCGTCGCCCGCGCCCGGCTCAGGATCGGCGCGTTCTTCTCCTCCCACGCCTTGAAGCGCTCCTCGGGCGTGGCCGCGCCGTTCCCGGCGGCGAGGACGTCCGCCGTCAGCGCGGCGTGCGCCGCGTACAGGTCCTCGCGGATGGAGGCGCGCGCCATGGACTGCCAGCGGTCGGCCCGCGGCAGTTCGATGATGCGGTCCATGAGCTGGGTGATGCGCAGCCGGTCGGCGAGGTCGTAGTAGACCTCGGAGACGGCCATCGGATCCTTGCCCACCCGGTCGGCGACGGCGACGATGTCGAGCGTCGGGAAGGCGGACGAGAACCCGGCGACGCGCTGCGCGAGTTCGTCGGGGACGCCCGCGGCCGTCAGCTCGTCGCGGATGCCCTGGTACCACTCCAGGTCCGAGCCGCGCAGCAGGTTCGGCAGCTCGTCCCAGACCTGGGCGACGCCCTCGCCGAAGAAGGCGATGGTCTCGGCGAGCTGGAGCGGCTGCGGCCGGTTGTTGAGCAGCCAACGCGCGCCGCGCTCGACGAGACGGCGCGAGTGCAGCCGTACGCGGGTCTGGACGTCGGCGGCGACGACATTGTCGAGCGCTTCGACGGCGTCCCAGACCTCGCTGAGCCCGAAGATCTCCCGCGCGGCCAGCTGGGCCCGCACGATCTCCTCCAGCGAGGCGCCCGTCTCCTCCCGCAGCCGGTGCAGGAAGGTCGAACCACCGGCGTTCACCGTGTCGTTGACCAGGACGGTGGTGATGATCTCCCGGCGCAGCGCGTGCCCGTCGACCTGGTCGGGGAACCTCTCGCGCAGCGCCTTCGGGAAGTACGCGTGCAGCAGGCGCCGCAGGTACGGGTCGTCGGGCAGCGTCGTCTGGATCAGCTCGTCGGCGGCCGTGATCTTCGTGTAGGCGAGGAGGACGGCAAGCTCGGGCTGGGACAGGCCACGCCCGGCGTTGAGCAGCTCGCGGATCTGCCGGTCGTTGGGCAGGAACTCCAGGCTCCGGTCGAGGTGGCCCTGCTTGCCGAGGCGGCGCATGAAGCGCTGGTGGGCGTGGAGCAGGGACGGCGACTGGGCCACCGCGTTGCCCAGGGCGGTGTTCTGCGCGTAGTTGTTGCGCAGCACGAGCTGCCCGACCTCGTCGGTCATCTCGGCGAGCAGCTTGTTGCGCTGCTTGACGGTCATGTCGCCGTCGGTGACGACCGCGTTGAGCAGGATCTTGATGTTCACCTCGTGGTCGGAGGTGTCCACGCCCGCGCTGTTGTCGATGGCGTCGGTGTTGATGCGGCCGCCGGCGCGCGCGAACTCGATGCGTCCCAGCTGGGTCAGGCCGAGGTTGCCGCCCTCGCCGACGACCTTCACGCGCAGGTCGGAGCCGTTGACGCGGATCGAGTCGTTCGCCTTGTCGCCGACGTCGGCGTTCGACTCGGCGGACGACTTCACGTACGTACCGATGCCGCCGTTCCACAGCAGGTCCACGGGGGCCTGGAGGATGGCCCGCATCAGGTCGGCCGGGGTCATCTTGGCGACGCCGGTCTCGATGCCGAGGGCCCCGCGGATGTGGGCGTTGAGCTGGATCGCCTTGGCGGAGCGGGGGAAGATCCCGCCGCCGTTGGAGAGGAGCTTCTTGTCGTAGTCGGCCCACGAGGAGCGCGGCAGCTCGAAGAGGCGGCGGCGCTCGGCGTAGGAGGTCGCGGCGTCCGGCTTCGGGTCGATGAAGATGTGCCGGTGATCGAATGCGGCGACCAGCCGGATGTGCTCACTGAGCAGCATGCCGTTGCCGAAGACGTCACCGCTCATGTCACCGACGCCGACGACCGTGAAGTCCTCGGACTGGGTGTCGCAGCCCAGCTCACGGAAGTGCCGCTTGACGGACTCCCAGGCGCCGCGGGCGGTGATGCCCATGCCCTTGTGGTCGTACCCGGCGGAGCCGCCGGAGGCGAACGCGTCGCCGAGCCAGAAGTCGTAGTCCTCGGCGACCTTGTTGGCGATGTCCGAGAACGTCGCCGTGCCCTTGTCGGCGGCGACGACGAGGTAGGTGTCGTCCTCGTCGTGGCGCACCACGTCCACGGGCGGCACGACCTCACCGGCGACCAGGTTGTCGGTGATGTCGAGGAGGGCGGAGATGAACGTCTTGTAGCAGGCGACGCCCTCCGCCAGCCACGCGTCGCGGTCCACCGACGGGTCGGGCAGCTGCTTGGCGACGAAGCCGCCCTTGGCACCGACGGGCACGATGACGGTGTTCTTCACCATCTGCGCCTTGACCAGGCCGAGGATCTCGGTACGGAAGTCCTCGCGCCGGTCGGACCAGCGCAGACCGCCGCGCGCGACCTTGCCGAAGCGCAGGTGGACGCCCTCGACGCGGGGCGAGTACACCCAGATCTCGTACGCGGGGCGGGGCGCGGGCAGGTCGGGGATGGCCTGCGGGTCGAACTTCATGGAGACGTAGGTGTGCGGCCGGCCGCTCTCCGTCTTCTGGAAGAAGTTCGTCCGCAGGGTCGCCTTGATGACGGTGAGGAACGACCGCAGGATGCGGTCCTCGTCCAGCGACGCGACCTGGTCGAGCGCGCCGTCCAACTCCTCCAGGAGGCCGTCGGTCAGCTCGGTGCCGGCGCGCTGGTGGTCCGGCGACATGCGCGCCTCGAAGAGCGAGACGAGCAGCCGGGTGGTGTGGACGTTGTTGCGGAGGGTGTCCTCCATGTAGTCCTGGCTGAAGGTGGCACCCGCCTGGCGCAGGTACTTGGCGTAGGCCCGCAGGACCATCGCCTGGCGCCAGTTGAGGCCCGCGCGCAGCACCAGCGAGTTGAAGCCGTCGACCTCGGCGGCGCCGGTCCAGGCGGCGGCGAAGGCCTCCTGGAAGCGCTCGCGGCCGTCGTCGGCGAGGTAGTCGCCGCTGCCGTTCGGGGACTTGGGCATGCGCAGCCCGAAGTCGTAGATCCACGCGTGCGTACGGTCCGAGCAGCGCAGCTCGTACGGACGCTCGTCGGTGACCTCGACGCCGAGCCGCTGGAGGACGGGAAGCACCGCGGAGAGGGAGACCTGCTCGCCCGAGCGGTAGATCTTGAAGCGGCGCTCACCGGGGGCGGCGCCCACCGGCTCGTACAGGGAGAGCGCGAAGTCCTTGTCGCCCTGGCTGAGCTGCTCCAGGTGCTGGAGGTCGGCGACGGCGGCGCGCGGCGTGTGGTCGGCCTTGTACCCCTCGGGGAAGGCGGTCCCGTACCGGCGCAGGAGTTCGGCGGCGCGCTCCTCGCCGCACTCGGCGGTCAGCGCCTCGGCGAAGCCGTCGGCCCAGGAGCGGGCGGCGTCGACGAGCCGCGCCTCGATGCGCTCGACGTCGGTGTCGGAGAGGTCGGGGACCTCGCCGCCCTTGGGAACGCGCACCACGAAGTGGATGCGGGAGAGGATCGACTCGGTGTTCCAGGCGGTGAAGTCGACGCTGGCGCCGTTCAGCTCTTCCTTGAGGATGTCGATGATCCGCAGCCGGACGCCGGTGGTGTAGCGGTCGCGCGGCAGGTAGACGAGCGCGGAGTAGTAGCGCCCGTACTCGTCCTTGCGCAGGTAGAGCCGCAGCCGGCGCCGCTCCTGGAGGTAGAGGACACTCGTGACGATGGCCCGCAGCTCGTCGGCGGGCGTCTGGAACAGCTCGTCGCGCGGGTAGGTCTCCAGGATCTGGAGCAGGTCGCGCCCGTCGTGGCTGTTGGCCGAGAACCCGGCGCCCTTGAGCACCTCCTCCACCTTGCGGCGGATGACCGGCACGCGCCGCACGGACTCGGTGTACGCGGCGGACGAGAAGAGCCCGAGGAAGCGCCGCTCACCCACGACGTTGCCCTCGGCGTCGAACTTCTTCACGCCGACGTAGTCGAGGTAGCTGGGGCGGTGCACGGTCGCGCGGCTGTTGGCCTTGGTCAGGACGAGCAGCTTGTGCTCGCGGGCCTTGGCGCGCGCGTCGGCGGGCAGCCGGTTGAAGGAGGGGCTGACCGGGTGGTGGTCGTCGCCGTGGTGCGGGTCGGCGCGCAGGATGCCGAGGCCGGTGCCGGGGACGGCGGCGAGGGAGTCGTCCTCGGTGAGGTTGTACTCGCGGAAGCCCAGGAAGGTGAAGTGGTTGTCGGCGAGCCAGCGCAGCAGCTCGCGGGCCTCCTCCACCTCCTGGTCGCGCAGGTCGTCGGCGGTGGGCTCGGAGGGCAGCTCGTCGGCGATGCGCAGCGCGGCGTCGCGCATCTTCTCCCAGTCCTCGACCGTCTCGCGTACGTCGGAGAGGATCCGGAGCAGATCGGCGGTGATCTGCTTCAGGTCGGCGCGGTCGGTCTCGCGGTCCATCTCGACGTGGATCCACGACTCGACGAGCGCGTCGTGCGGGCGCTCGCTGACCGGCTCCGTGGGCAGGACCTCCAGGAGCTTGCCGGTCACGTCACGGCGTACGACCACCTGGGGGTGGATCACCACGTGGATGCCGCGGCCCTGGCGGGAGAGCTCGTTGGTGACGGAGTCGACGAGGAAGGGCATGTCGTCGGTGACCACCTCGACGACGGAGTGACTGCACGTCCAGCCGTTCTCCTCGACCGTCGGGGTGTGGACCCGTACGTTCGCCGTCCCCTGGGGGCGGTTCTCGGCGAGCCGGTAGTGGGAGAAGGCGGCGCCGAAGACGTCGACCGGGTCGCGGTCGGCCAGGTCCTCGGGGGCGGTGTGCAGGTAGTAGCGCTGGAGGAACGCGAGTGCCGTGGCCTGGTCCGGCGTGGCCTCGCTCGTCGTCCCGGTCGGTGCACCACTCGGTAGGCGCCCCCCGACCGGGCTGTTCTCAGCTACCCGGGCGGCCCGCGCGAGCAGCTCGGTCTTGGCTTCGTCCAGCTTGGTCTGCATTGTCCTCTGACTCCTGTCGCGCGCCGTTGCGTGACGTAGAAGGAAGTGATGTGACGTAACGCCGCGGCACGGGGTCTCCTGCCGGAGTCGACGTTATGCCGCGGTGCGGGAAGAGCGGTCGGCTTTCCGCCATTTTCAGCGCTTCCACTGACAGATGGCTTGCCCGGGCCGGTCGGCCGCACCGCGAAGAAGCGTCAGCGAGGGCCCGGGCACGGATGTCCTCCGTGTTCCCCGGGCGCAGGGCGGAGGCACCTATGCCTCCGCGGGCTATCGCGCTGATCACGGGTCAAGGCTATCGCTCCGCGCCCGGGAACCGTCATGAGCCGTATGTGTACAAAAGCGGGGGCAGAACCTGGACAGTCTGCACAGTGCGTCCGGGGCGCGGCCCTGCTGTCGGCCCTCTTGGCAAACCGGACGCGGGGATGCACGTTGAGCGGGACGGACAACGGACATGCGTGACGGACGACGGACATGCGTGACGGACTCGGGAAGCGAGCACCGATGGCAGCCAAGATCCTGATAGTGACCGGCGACGCGGCGGAGTCGCTGGAGGTCCTCTACCCCTACCAGCGCCTGCGCGAGGAAGGATACGACGTCCACATCGCCGCCCCGGCCCGCAAGACGCTGCGGTTCGTGGTGCACGACTTCGAACCGGGCTTCGACACGTACACGGAGAAGCCGGGCTACACCTGGCCCGCGGACCTCGCCTTCGCCGAAGTGGAACCCGGCCAGTACGCCGCCCTGGTGATCCCGGGCGGCCGGGCCCCGGAGTATCTGCGCAACGACCCGGAGCTCCGCAAGATCCTCAAGTCCTTCTTCGACGCGGACAAGCCGGTGGCCCAGATCTGCCACGGCCCGCTCCTCACCGCCGCGATCGACGGCCTGAGCGGCCGCCGCGTCACGGCGTACCCGGCCCTGGAGATGGACATGCAGGCGGCGGGCGCGACCTTCCAGGACGCGGAGGTGGTGGTCGACGGCACGCTGGTCTCGGCCCGCGCGTGGACGGATCACTCGGGCTGGATGCGGGAGTTCCTGACCGTGCTGAGGGCGAAGGCACCCGTGACGTGAGGGGCCGGTAGCGGAAGGTCCCGTGGCGGCCCGGGTAGCGGAGGCTGATCATCCGTTAGGTATACGGAGCTGCGCGTATCCGTCCCACATCGGTATGCCGATCCTCGGGGATACCGATGCCGGGAGGGGGGCGCGAAGGGCAGTCTCTTCCGTGCGCCGCCTGGTCCGAGGATGCGGGAACGGGCGCCAGGGTGCCCGGCAGTGCCTGGTCATCTCCCCCACGGCTGTCATGGCAAGGCATCCGGCCCGCCCCCGCGGCCCCGGCGAAGCGGCCGACGCGGCGCCTGCCCTTGTCGGCGAGGGCAGGCGCCGCTCCTCCGGGGACGCGGACACCGCCACGCCCCTGCGCCGCTATCCCGCCACGCCGCTCCCCCGGTCCTCCGTGGCGCTCGCGATCTCCGTACGGGAGCCCACGCCCAGCTTCGCCAGGATGTGCTCGACATGCGCGTCCGCGGTCCGCTTCGAGATGACCAGGCGCTCCGCGATCTCCCGGTTGGACAGGCCCTGGCCGACCAGGGCGGCCACCTCCCGCTCCCGCCGGGTCAGTACGTCACCGGCCGCCCGCCGCCCGGACCGCTGGGCCGGCGGCCTGCCGGGAACGTCCGCGTCGGCGCGCACCGCGTGCAGGACCTGGCGGCCGGACAGCCGTGCCCCCACCGCGTGCCACCGGTCGAACTGCTTGCCGCCCAGCGCGTCCCGCACGGCCTCGCGCACCGCCTCCTGGTGCTCCAGGAGCGAGGGCAGCATGGCGATGGGGTCGCCGCCGAGCCGCCGCGCGTTCTCCGCGTACCCGAGCAGCCAGGCGGCCCGCACCTGCCGCCCGGCCTGCGCCGCCGCCCAGGCGAGGCCGTGGCAGCACATCGCTGCGACCAGGATCTCGTCGACCTCGCCGGCCGCCTCCAGGGCCCCGCACAGCGACGCGACGCCGCCCTCCCGGTCGCCCGCGAGCCACCGCACGAGGCCCTGCGCCATGAGCGTGGAGCCGTAGAGCTGCCGCTCGCCCGTGCCCTCCAGCAGGCCGAGGCCCTGCGCGCACAGCTCCAGCGCGCCCTCGGTGTCGCCGAGCACGGCCCGCAGCAGGGCCGCTTCGTAGCCCATCACCACCAGGCCGAGGAGGTTGTCGCTCTCCTGCATCCGCCGCCGCACGTCCGCGAGCCGGGCCAGCCCCTCCTCGTCCCCGCACAGCGCGGCCAGACCGTCGGCGTACCCCTCGGCGAACTGCGCCACCTCCTCGTCGCCGGCCGCCACCGCGGACACCCGCGCCAGCTCCATCTGCTCGACGGCCGTCGCCAGATCCGCCGTCCACACCGCGAAGACACCGGTCCCGAGCAGCCCCCACGCCCGCGCCGAGCAGTCCTCGGGGACGCGGGCGAGCCCCTTGTCGATCCAGTACCCGCCCTCGGAGAGCGCCCCGGAGGCCCGCCAGTGCGGCCACAGCCGGGCCGCGAGCCGCAGCCCCTGCGCCGCCCGTCCGTCGGTCTCGTACGCGTACTCCAGAGCGGCCCGCAGGTCGGCGATCTCCGCCCGGACCGTGCGGTGCAGCTCCGCCTGTCCGGCGCCGAGGAACCCCTCCTCGAAACGCCGCCCGAGATCGCGGTAGTACGCGAAGTGCCGCGCCCGCAGCGCCGCGCCGCCGTCCGCCTCGACCACGCCTAGCCGCTCGGCCCCGTACTCCCTGAGCGTGTCGAGCAGCCGGTAGCGGCTGCCCGACTCGCCGATCCGCTGCACCACGGACTTGTCGACGAGTCCGATGAGCTGCCCCAGCACCTCCGCGACGGGCAACTGCCCACCTCCACAGACCTGTTCGGCGGCGCTCAGCTCGAAGGACCCGGCGAACACGGACAGCCGCGCCCACAACAGCTGCTCCTCCGGAGTGCACAGCTCATGCGACCAGTCGATGGCCGTACGCAGGGTCTGGTGCCGCGAGAGAGCGGTGCGCCGCCCTCCGGTCAGCACCTGGAAACGGTCGTCGAGCCGCGCCACGAGCTCCTCCGTCGACACGGCCCGCAGCCGCACCGCGGCGAGCTCCAGCGCCAGCGGTATGCAGTCGAGCCGGTGGGCCAGCGCGAACAGCTGCTCGCGGTTCCCGTCGTGCACCGCGAAGCCGGGCACCACACCGGCGGCGCGCTGCGCGAACAGCTCGACCGCGTCGCCGGGCGCCAGCGGCGAGACGGGGCAGCAGTGCTCCCCGGGCACGTCCAACGGCTGCCGGCTGGTGGCGAGCACACTCACGTCGGCGGCCTCGCGCAACAGGATGTCCGAGAGCATCGCGCAGGCGTCGACCAGGTGCTCGCACGTGTCCAGCACGATGAGCAGCCGCCGCCCCTGGAGGTGCGCCACGACCGCGTCGAGCGGCGCCATCCCGGACTGCTCGGGCAGTTCGAGGACGGCGGCGAGCGTGGCGGGTATCAGCTCGGGGTCCCGCAGCGCCGACAGCTCGGCGAGCCACACGCCGTCGGGAAACCTTTCCCCCAGCCCCGCGGCGGCCCTCAGCGCGGTGCGGCTCTTGCCGACACCTCCCGGCCCGACCAGCGTGACGAGCCGCGCGTACTCGAACGCCGCCCGTACCTGCGCCAGTTCGTCCGCCCGTCCGACGAACGAGGTCAACTCGGCGGGGAGTTGCCCGCCCCGCCGCTGCCCGAAGCCGAAACCCATCGCGCTACCGCCCCCGTCACGTCGTCCGGCACAGCTCATCCGCCGAGGATCACACCTCAGCGTACGCAGAACGGCGCGGAGGGTGAACGCGAATCCGGCAACCCCCGCACCTCAGGCGGCGAGCCGCTCCGCCTCGGCCACGGCCTCCTCCAGGCTGTCCACGACGGGCACCCCGGCGCTCTCCAGGCTCGCCCGGCTGTGCGAGCCGCCGGTGTAGAGGACGGCCCGCGCGCCCACGTGCGCGGCGGCGACCGCGTCGTCGACGGCGTCCCCGATCACGACGACCCGCTCGACGGCGGCGGCGACACCCTCCAGCGCGGCCAGGTGCCGCACCATCCGCTCGGCCTTGCCGGCGTGCGAGTCGTCGGTCCGCCCGTCGATCCGCACGAAGTGCTCGTGGATCCCGTGCCGCCGCACGATCGGCACGAGGTGCTCGTGCGGAGCCAGCGACAGCAACGACTGCGTACGCCCGTCGGCCCGCCGCTCGGCGAGCAGCCGCGCGGCCCCTTCGGCGAGCCCGCAGGCCTCGGCCCGCGCCCAGTAGTGCTTGTGGAAGACGGCATCCATGAGCCGCCACTCCGTGTCACTCGGCAGCCGCCCCATGAGCCGCTCGTAGAACCGCGGGATCGGCACGCAGTACAGCTCGCGGTACCGCTCCAGAGTGATCGACTCGAGCCCGATCTCCGCGAAGGAGGCGTTCGTGGCCTCGATCACCGCATGAATGTCATGCAGGAGGGTCCCATTCCAGTCCCAGACGATGTGCGCCCCGCGCCCCGTTTTCCCCATCCCCAAAACGTACCCGCCCCCACCGACAACAGAGCCAACGCAGAGGGCCCACCCCCCGCACCCGCGAGCGCACGCGAGGGGACGTCGGCCGGAAACCTGGAGGCGCACAGCTGACGACGGCCCGCAGTCGCCCACGCGCCGGAGGGGACGTGGGGGTAGGTGCGCGCGGAGCACAGTGGTGGTCACCAGGGCCCCGAAGCAACAAAGGCCCCGCACCAAGATGGCGAGCACGGACCTACCCCCGCGGCCCCGCCCCCAAGACGACCCCAGGCGCACCCCGGGACACCCAAGACGCACCCACCGCGCGAGCCCCCCTCAGCCGATCAACCCAGGAATCTCCTGCGTCGCAAACCACAGCAGCTCATGATCCTCCGCCCCGTCCACCACGAACCGCGCATCCTCGTCCCCCATATCCGCCGCCCCCAACGCCGCCGCAGCCGCGCCCACATCCCCCTCCGCGTCCCCCGAGTCCACATGCACCGCCGCCACCTTCCCCAGGGACAGCCCCCCGGCAACCCGCACCTCCCCGAGCGCCCCTCGATCGAGCCCCCGGTCAGGATCCGCCACAGCCGCCCCATCCGGCACATCCGCCGCAAGCACGACCCGCCGCCGCGCCGCCGACGGATCCCCCGCCACCAACCGCAGCGACGCCGCCGCCGCCCGGTTCAACGCCGCGTACTCCAGCTCCTCGATGTCGTCCGAGACGTACCACTCCCGCAGAGCGGGGGTCACGGCGTAAGCGACCAGCGGCCCGGGCCCCACCTCCCCCGCCTTGTACGCCTCAGCGAGCCGGGGCAGGGTCAGAGGAACGTAGACGCGCATATACGGGACCGCTTTCGCTCGCGTCCGCCGAGACGGACCTTCGTGGCCGTAGAAGACCTTCAGGATACGTGCGGGAGTCCCCGATCGAGGTCCCCCCACCACCCGCGGAGCCGTCCACCCCCGTCCACGGATTCACCCGGCACACCCCCGGAAACACCACGCCCCAAGGGCCTCCACCCCCCTG is a genomic window containing:
- a CDS encoding NAD-glutamate dehydrogenase — encoded protein: MQTKLDEAKTELLARAARVAENSPVGGRLPSGAPTGTTSEATPDQATALAFLQRYYLHTAPEDLADRDPVDVFGAAFSHYRLAENRPQGTANVRVHTPTVEENGWTCSHSVVEVVTDDMPFLVDSVTNELSRQGRGIHVVIHPQVVVRRDVTGKLLEVLPTEPVSERPHDALVESWIHVEMDRETDRADLKQITADLLRILSDVRETVEDWEKMRDAALRIADELPSEPTADDLRDQEVEEARELLRWLADNHFTFLGFREYNLTEDDSLAAVPGTGLGILRADPHHGDDHHPVSPSFNRLPADARAKAREHKLLVLTKANSRATVHRPSYLDYVGVKKFDAEGNVVGERRFLGLFSSAAYTESVRRVPVIRRKVEEVLKGAGFSANSHDGRDLLQILETYPRDELFQTPADELRAIVTSVLYLQERRRLRLYLRKDEYGRYYSALVYLPRDRYTTGVRLRIIDILKEELNGASVDFTAWNTESILSRIHFVVRVPKGGEVPDLSDTDVERIEARLVDAARSWADGFAEALTAECGEERAAELLRRYGTAFPEGYKADHTPRAAVADLQHLEQLSQGDKDFALSLYEPVGAAPGERRFKIYRSGEQVSLSAVLPVLQRLGVEVTDERPYELRCSDRTHAWIYDFGLRMPKSPNGSGDYLADDGRERFQEAFAAAWTGAAEVDGFNSLVLRAGLNWRQAMVLRAYAKYLRQAGATFSQDYMEDTLRNNVHTTRLLVSLFEARMSPDHQRAGTELTDGLLEELDGALDQVASLDEDRILRSFLTVIKATLRTNFFQKTESGRPHTYVSMKFDPQAIPDLPAPRPAYEIWVYSPRVEGVHLRFGKVARGGLRWSDRREDFRTEILGLVKAQMVKNTVIVPVGAKGGFVAKQLPDPSVDRDAWLAEGVACYKTFISALLDITDNLVAGEVVPPVDVVRHDEDDTYLVVAADKGTATFSDIANKVAEDYDFWLGDAFASGGSAGYDHKGMGITARGAWESVKRHFRELGCDTQSEDFTVVGVGDMSGDVFGNGMLLSEHIRLVAAFDHRHIFIDPKPDAATSYAERRRLFELPRSSWADYDKKLLSNGGGIFPRSAKAIQLNAHIRGALGIETGVAKMTPADLMRAILQAPVDLLWNGGIGTYVKSSAESNADVGDKANDSIRVNGSDLRVKVVGEGGNLGLTQLGRIEFARAGGRINTDAIDNSAGVDTSDHEVNIKILLNAVVTDGDMTVKQRNKLLAEMTDEVGQLVLRNNYAQNTALGNAVAQSPSLLHAHQRFMRRLGKQGHLDRSLEFLPNDRQIRELLNAGRGLSQPELAVLLAYTKITAADELIQTTLPDDPYLRRLLHAYFPKALRERFPDQVDGHALRREIITTVLVNDTVNAGGSTFLHRLREETGASLEEIVRAQLAAREIFGLSEVWDAVEALDNVVAADVQTRVRLHSRRLVERGARWLLNNRPQPLQLAETIAFFGEGVAQVWDELPNLLRGSDLEWYQGIRDELTAAGVPDELAQRVAGFSSAFPTLDIVAVADRVGKDPMAVSEVYYDLADRLRITQLMDRIIELPRADRWQSMARASIREDLYAAHAALTADVLAAGNGAATPEERFKAWEEKNAPILSRARATLEEIQSSDAFDLANLSVAMRTMRTLLRTHS
- a CDS encoding DJ-1/PfpI family protein produces the protein MAAKILIVTGDAAESLEVLYPYQRLREEGYDVHIAAPARKTLRFVVHDFEPGFDTYTEKPGYTWPADLAFAEVEPGQYAALVIPGGRAPEYLRNDPELRKILKSFFDADKPVAQICHGPLLTAAIDGLSGRRVTAYPALEMDMQAAGATFQDAEVVVDGTLVSARAWTDHSGWMREFLTVLRAKAPVT